From Pseudanabaena sp. PCC 6802, one genomic window encodes:
- a CDS encoding UPF0182 family protein, protein MRLRQKCLTTIIPIAAIALLLSKFLVHILTESWWFEAIGFSEVFWTRLTWQILVWAATFVLYSLFLWGNYRIARYQRHKGKGRLVLVDRTVRAADASGLKVYAGKIANYAVLGLIFFLSISAASISSPSWETILKFLNATNFGSSDPIFQQDIGFYCFIMPLYEGMRNWLGALFGCAAIASALVYGFDSTIPPQWNWQNVLTGRGKLHLSLLLAAIAAIFCFDFWLKRYELLYSAGGIVFGAGYTDVHAKLFAYSALSVLLSIVAFLLALSAWQRSFRLPMLGVGVTVIALVTLDGIYPWFQQQFIVSPNELAKEKPYIEHNIQFTQAAYRLSDVQRQSYAAEAKLNRQVLQNNQPTVRNVRLWDYRPLLSTYRQLQEIRLYYKFAGVDVDRYTLNGNYQQVMLTARELSFAKVPREAQTWVNQRLKYTHGYGLVMSPVNQITSDGLPELYIKDIPPSSSVDVQVSQPAIYYGEETDAYIFTGTSTPEFDYPLGDANAFTHYNGAGGVPMPSIWHRLAYAYDLGNIEVLISNYFTDRSRIHYYRQIKERVEHIAPFLRFDSDPYPAVINGKLMWLVDAYTVSDRYPYSEPIARSISQSKDAEGILKGGNLDRILRGNINYIRNSVKVVVDAYDGTVRFFAIDETDPVLKTYGKIFPHLFEPRAGIPPEIKAHFRYPLDLFKIQSQMYLTYHMNDAEVFYNREDLWRFPLQTYEGGEQMMEPYYAIVQLPNEPKEGFILILPFTPANKDNAIAWLAARSNGQEYGKLLLYEFPKQKLVYGPRQIEARIDQDPTISQQFTLWSQAGSKVIRGDLLVIPIAQSLLYAEPVYLRAEQGELPELKRVIVAYDKAVVMEETLDKSLAAIFGSDRGEKEAPSPVTGVSSTLVKSALETYQKAQEALRQGNWAEYGRYQQELEGILLKLNQETGIGKKAG, encoded by the coding sequence ATGAGACTCCGACAGAAATGCCTCACAACTATCATCCCGATCGCCGCGATCGCTTTGCTGTTGTCTAAATTTCTGGTGCATATTCTCACTGAGTCGTGGTGGTTTGAGGCGATCGGTTTCTCGGAAGTGTTTTGGACGCGGCTGACCTGGCAAATTCTGGTTTGGGCTGCCACCTTTGTGCTTTACTCCCTATTTCTGTGGGGCAATTACCGAATTGCCCGGTACCAACGCCACAAGGGTAAGGGGCGACTCGTCCTCGTAGATCGCACGGTGCGCGCCGCTGACGCAAGCGGACTGAAAGTTTATGCCGGGAAGATTGCCAATTATGCCGTTCTGGGATTGATTTTTTTTCTATCTATCAGCGCCGCATCGATTAGCAGTCCGAGTTGGGAGACGATTTTAAAGTTCCTGAATGCCACCAATTTCGGCAGTAGCGATCCGATCTTCCAGCAGGACATCGGTTTTTATTGCTTTATCATGCCGCTCTACGAGGGCATGCGCAACTGGCTGGGTGCTCTGTTTGGTTGCGCAGCGATCGCGTCCGCTCTGGTTTACGGCTTCGACAGCACGATTCCGCCACAGTGGAACTGGCAAAACGTTTTAACCGGCAGAGGCAAATTGCATTTGAGCCTTTTGCTGGCGGCGATCGCCGCGATCTTCTGCTTCGACTTCTGGCTGAAGCGCTACGAGTTGCTGTACTCGGCAGGTGGGATTGTCTTCGGGGCTGGCTACACCGATGTCCACGCCAAGCTCTTTGCTTATAGCGCCTTGAGCGTTCTGCTATCGATCGTGGCTTTTCTGCTGGCGCTCTCAGCCTGGCAGCGCAGCTTTCGATTGCCGATGTTAGGAGTAGGGGTAACGGTAATTGCTTTAGTAACGCTCGATGGCATTTATCCCTGGTTTCAGCAACAATTCATCGTGTCGCCTAACGAATTGGCGAAAGAAAAGCCCTACATCGAGCACAATATTCAATTCACGCAAGCTGCCTATCGCCTGAGCGACGTGCAAAGACAGAGCTATGCTGCCGAAGCAAAACTGAACCGACAGGTGTTGCAAAACAACCAGCCGACCGTGCGCAACGTCCGCCTGTGGGACTACCGACCCCTCCTCAGTACCTATCGCCAGCTCCAGGAAATTCGGCTTTACTACAAATTTGCAGGTGTAGATGTCGATCGCTACACCCTGAACGGCAATTACCAGCAGGTGATGCTAACGGCGCGGGAATTGTCCTTTGCCAAAGTGCCCCGCGAGGCACAGACCTGGGTTAACCAGCGGCTGAAGTATACGCATGGTTACGGTTTGGTGATGAGTCCGGTCAATCAGATTACCAGCGATGGTTTGCCCGAACTTTATATCAAAGATATTCCGCCCTCATCCAGCGTAGACGTACAGGTAAGCCAACCCGCAATTTACTACGGCGAAGAAACGGATGCGTATATTTTTACCGGCACCTCAACCCCAGAGTTCGACTATCCGCTCGGCGATGCCAATGCCTTTACTCATTACAACGGCGCGGGCGGCGTACCGATGCCATCAATCTGGCACAGGCTGGCCTATGCCTACGATCTGGGCAACATCGAGGTTCTGATTTCCAACTACTTCACCGATCGCTCGCGCATCCATTACTATCGCCAGATTAAGGAACGAGTGGAGCATATCGCGCCGTTTTTGCGCTTTGACAGCGATCCTTACCCAGCAGTTATTAATGGCAAGCTGATGTGGCTTGTGGATGCTTATACGGTGAGCGATCGCTATCCCTATTCCGAACCCATCGCTCGCTCCATTTCCCAAAGCAAAGATGCCGAGGGCATTCTCAAAGGAGGGAATCTCGATCGCATTTTACGAGGCAATATCAACTACATCCGCAACTCCGTCAAAGTAGTAGTGGATGCTTACGATGGCACGGTGCGCTTCTTTGCGATCGACGAAACCGATCCGGTTCTCAAGACCTATGGCAAAATCTTTCCCCACCTGTTCGAGCCTCGTGCAGGAATTCCACCGGAAATCAAAGCTCATTTTCGCTACCCGCTCGATCTGTTTAAAATCCAGTCGCAAATGTATCTGACCTACCACATGAACGATGCGGAGGTGTTCTACAACCGAGAAGATCTGTGGCGTTTCCCGCTCCAGACCTACGAAGGGGGCGAACAGATGATGGAGCCTTATTACGCGATCGTGCAGCTACCGAACGAACCGAAAGAGGGATTTATTTTGATCCTGCCATTTACGCCTGCTAATAAGGACAACGCGATCGCCTGGCTGGCGGCGCGATCGAACGGTCAGGAATACGGCAAATTGTTGCTGTACGAGTTTCCCAAACAAAAACTGGTCTACGGCCCCCGTCAAATTGAGGCGCGCATCGATCAAGATCCGACGATTTCCCAACAGTTTACGCTCTGGAGTCAGGCAGGTTCCAAGGTGATTCGCGGCGATTTACTGGTGATTCCGATCGCGCAATCCTTACTTTATGCAGAACCCGTTTATCTGCGGGCGGAGCAGGGCGAATTGCCGGAGTTGAAGCGAGTAATCGTCGCCTATGACAAAGCGGTAGTCATGGAGGAAACTTTAGATAAATCTCTGGCTGCTATCTTTGGCAGCGATCGCGGAGAGAAGGAAGCCCCCAGTCCGGTAACGGGCGTGAGTTCCACTCTAGTTAAATCTGCGCTGGAAACCTATCAGAAAGCGCAGGAAGCTCTGCGTCAGGGTAACTGGGCTGAGTACGGGCGCTATCAGCAAGAGTTAGAAGGTATTTTGTTAAAATTGAATCAGGAGACTGGAATTGGGAAAAAAGCAGGTTAA
- a CDS encoding DNA cytosine methyltransferase, translating to MTLLTSIDVFAGAGGLSYGLTVEGFKVVAAVEIDPTSAKSYNLNHPHTNVIVNDIRQVSGSQLLKQAGLAPGELDLLTGCPPCQAFSTLRTRRRIQQLNDPSKELIIEMLRLVRSMRPRAVIVENVPGLAGDKRFADFLIGLKQAGYQSTYAVLNASDFGVPQRRKRLILIALKGREIPPGWSSYHCEGRTVRDAISHLAPAGTSGDILHDIPENRTPAMMSRIRATPKNGGSRSDIPSELQCACHERIDGFKDVYSRMAWDDVSPTITSGCNNPSRGRFLHPEENRAITLREAALLQAFPQCYQFCLDRGKEHVASQIGNAFPPDMIRPIARVIRHELSV from the coding sequence ATGACATTATTAACATCTATTGACGTTTTTGCTGGTGCAGGCGGACTTAGCTACGGGCTTACAGTAGAAGGATTCAAGGTGGTTGCTGCGGTAGAAATTGATCCGACATCAGCGAAGAGTTATAACCTTAACCACCCACACACAAATGTTATAGTCAACGATATTCGCCAAGTGAGTGGTTCTCAGCTTCTTAAGCAGGCAGGCCTTGCCCCTGGTGAATTGGATTTGCTGACAGGATGCCCACCATGTCAGGCTTTTTCTACACTTCGTACGAGGCGTCGGATACAACAGTTAAACGATCCGAGTAAAGAACTCATTATCGAGATGCTCCGATTGGTACGTTCGATGCGGCCTCGTGCAGTCATCGTAGAAAATGTTCCTGGTCTAGCAGGTGATAAGCGCTTTGCTGACTTCCTAATTGGTTTGAAACAAGCCGGATATCAATCTACATACGCAGTTCTCAATGCATCTGACTTTGGTGTACCACAGCGGCGCAAGCGGTTAATTCTTATTGCATTGAAGGGAAGAGAGATACCTCCAGGCTGGTCAAGTTATCACTGTGAGGGTAGAACCGTTAGAGATGCAATCAGTCATCTCGCACCAGCAGGAACTAGTGGAGATATACTCCATGATATTCCTGAAAATCGAACGCCAGCTATGATGTCGAGAATCAGAGCAACACCTAAAAATGGCGGTAGCCGCAGTGATATACCTTCTGAGTTACAATGCGCCTGCCATGAACGCATTGACGGATTTAAGGATGTCTATAGTCGAATGGCATGGGATGATGTTTCCCCTACTATTACTAGTGGATGCAATAATCCTTCCCGAGGTCGTTTTCTTCATCCCGAAGAGAATAGAGCTATAACACTTCGGGAGGCTGCATTACTACAGGCATTCCCACAATGCTACCAGTTCTGTCTTGACCGAGGGAAGGAACATGTTGCGTCCCAAATTGGGAATGCTTTCCCCCCAGATATGATTAGGCCAATTGCAAGAGTCATCCGCCACGAGCTATCAGTATGA
- a CDS encoding ATP-dependent nuclease, producing the protein MSNRKPVDDLCKSVKALEHKKSYICSLRFPNYRNLRVDSELPFDFPITILLGRNGTNKSSILHALYGSPSGQTIADFWFETELDAIPTERNERKQSVVHRYRGDNDEIVECIKARASRGTTDPDYWEPIVQRQIYGFPSSGTRISPIKLKVTHLDFRGELPAFDRYFYFPDPKHLADRARSAKESGRLRREYRKQDYLRQRSRLLKKAIEEEGIALTNHELEVLKYILERDYRSGKILRHSLFHGHEGWTILFKTSHLNDEYSDAFAGSGESAAALLVHNIFQAPERSLILLDEPETSLHPRAQQRILEFIAHQAVRKSLQVVIATHSIYLAKNLPQNAIRVLVLEQDGAVTVRTDLSADEALHEIGTLPAGKTILVEDERAKHIVVSALKLESSHASKEFQVLVREGGTSRIYRDIQAYVNSDRRDVFVLFDGDNKPKELIPEDGVLPQGKNDLCKLIRLLTRGNDENGPKLDFVDEDEMTRYIGFLRRYVHFLPELTPEALVWDDDIAKEIFGEDLPQEVLQEQDFKERIRILAEKTPGLDDDAIFKNLLNKLLKGESERKSALIEVISNIRSASS; encoded by the coding sequence ATGAGTAATAGGAAACCTGTAGATGATCTCTGTAAGAGTGTTAAAGCTCTTGAACATAAAAAATCCTATATTTGTAGCCTTCGCTTTCCTAACTATCGAAATCTTCGGGTTGACAGCGAGTTACCATTTGATTTCCCAATTACAATCTTGCTTGGTCGAAATGGTACAAACAAGAGTTCTATACTTCATGCTCTTTACGGCAGTCCAAGTGGTCAAACTATCGCAGATTTCTGGTTTGAAACTGAACTTGACGCAATTCCTACGGAGCGTAATGAACGTAAACAGAGCGTTGTTCATAGATATCGTGGAGATAACGATGAAATTGTTGAGTGTATTAAGGCTAGGGCTTCACGCGGAACTACAGACCCTGATTATTGGGAACCAATTGTACAAAGGCAGATATATGGTTTCCCATCTAGCGGCACTCGAATTAGTCCCATTAAACTTAAAGTTACACATTTAGATTTCCGAGGCGAGTTACCCGCTTTTGATAGATACTTCTACTTCCCCGATCCGAAGCATCTTGCAGATCGTGCCCGTTCCGCAAAAGAGAGTGGAAGGCTGCGCAGAGAGTATCGCAAGCAGGACTATCTTAGACAACGTTCAAGATTGCTAAAAAAAGCAATTGAGGAGGAGGGAATTGCACTAACAAACCATGAGTTAGAAGTCTTAAAATATATTCTTGAGCGCGACTATCGTAGTGGAAAGATTCTGAGGCACTCACTATTTCACGGACATGAAGGATGGACAATACTATTTAAGACAAGTCATCTAAATGATGAGTATTCTGATGCATTTGCTGGCAGTGGTGAGTCAGCCGCTGCGTTGCTTGTACACAATATATTTCAAGCTCCGGAAAGATCTTTGATTCTCCTAGACGAACCTGAAACGTCACTTCACCCCCGTGCCCAACAACGAATACTAGAGTTTATAGCTCATCAAGCTGTGCGGAAGTCACTTCAAGTCGTGATTGCGACACATTCTATCTATCTTGCAAAAAATCTTCCTCAGAATGCGATCCGAGTGCTTGTCCTTGAACAAGATGGTGCTGTAACAGTGAGAACAGACCTCTCTGCAGATGAAGCCTTACATGAGATTGGGACTCTTCCTGCCGGAAAAACTATTCTGGTTGAAGATGAGCGAGCAAAACACATTGTTGTTTCAGCTTTAAAGCTAGAGTCAAGTCATGCTTCAAAAGAGTTTCAGGTTTTGGTTCGAGAAGGTGGGACTTCACGGATATACCGTGATATTCAAGCATATGTCAACAGTGACAGGAGAGATGTATTTGTTCTTTTTGATGGAGATAATAAGCCTAAAGAGCTTATTCCAGAAGATGGAGTACTTCCCCAAGGGAAGAATGACCTATGTAAACTGATTCGGTTACTTACACGCGGAAATGATGAAAACGGTCCTAAGCTTGATTTTGTAGATGAAGACGAGATGACACGCTATATTGGCTTTTTAAGAAGATATGTACATTTTTTGCCTGAGCTAACTCCTGAGGCACTTGTTTGGGATGACGATATAGCCAAAGAAATCTTTGGTGAAGATCTACCACAGGAAGTTTTACAAGAGCAAGATTTCAAAGAAAGAATTCGTATCCTTGCAGAGAAAACTCCGGGTTTGGATGATGATGCCATTTTCAAAAATCTTCTTAACAAATTATTGAAGGGCGAAAGCGAGCGTAAGTCAGCTCTCATAGAAGTTATTAGTAATATTCGATCTGCCAGTAGCTAA
- a CDS encoding type II toxin-antitoxin system RelE/ParE family toxin, translated as MADTKPLVWLSGSVKTPPFSKAARLEAGFLLRQLQRGRSLGLPSSRPMPGIGARCHELRINDEDKTWRIIYRIDEDRIVIVDVFAKTTNKTPKSVIDVCKQRLKRYDEV; from the coding sequence ATGGCTGACACCAAGCCGCTGGTCTGGTTGAGTGGATCGGTAAAAACACCGCCTTTCTCAAAGGCCGCAAGGTTGGAGGCTGGCTTTTTACTACGGCAGTTGCAACGCGGTAGAAGTTTAGGACTACCATCTTCTCGCCCTATGCCTGGTATTGGCGCTCGCTGCCACGAGCTGCGAATTAACGATGAAGATAAGACATGGCGAATTATCTACCGCATTGACGAAGATCGCATTGTTATTGTGGATGTATTTGCCAAGACAACCAACAAAACGCCTAAGTCAGTTATTGATGTTTGTAAGCAACGGTTGAAGCGATATGACGAGGTATAG
- a CDS encoding helix-turn-helix domain-containing protein yields the protein MNDDKLDRLVADGWQVGTVAEFLGLSPEEEMFIELKLILSDRLKQLRESQHLTQKALAKRIESSQSRVAKMEAGDPSVSMDLLVRSLLSLGATPKDIAEAIAMGSCDE from the coding sequence ATGAACGATGACAAACTCGATCGCCTGGTGGCCGATGGCTGGCAGGTGGGAACGGTAGCCGAATTTTTAGGATTATCTCCAGAGGAGGAGATGTTTATCGAATTGAAACTGATTCTAAGCGATCGCCTCAAACAGTTGCGGGAGAGTCAACATCTCACCCAAAAAGCCCTAGCGAAGCGCATTGAATCTAGCCAATCGCGGGTAGCAAAAATGGAAGCAGGCGATCCATCTGTATCGATGGACTTATTGGTGCGATCGCTGCTGTCGTTAGGAGCTACACCCAAAGATATTGCTGAAGCGATCGCAATGGGTTCTTGTGATGAGTGA
- a CDS encoding STM4015 family protein → MALYENVEHFAGKTVENYELELGIEDPVGKIYRLAIDYDSEEGMADLIATFLEDPRVREISGIVIGLWADAYDRSSQDIVEALVAAREKLPHLTAIFLGDIISEECEISWIVQSDVSPLLAAYPQLTHFRVRGNEGLSLGALRHEKLQSLIIETGGLNPNVVREVCQSQLPELEHLELWLGIPYYGGNTTVADLQPILSGQLFPKLRYLGLRDSEIANDIAVAIATAPILDRIKVLDLSLGLLGDEGASALLASPAVAKLDKLEPI, encoded by the coding sequence ATGGCGCTTTACGAGAATGTTGAGCATTTCGCAGGTAAAACGGTTGAGAACTACGAGCTAGAACTTGGGATTGAAGATCCAGTCGGTAAAATTTATCGCCTTGCGATCGACTATGACTCGGAGGAGGGAATGGCCGATCTCATTGCCACATTTCTAGAGGATCCAAGAGTTAGGGAAATATCAGGTATCGTGATTGGATTGTGGGCTGATGCTTACGATCGCTCCAGTCAGGATATTGTAGAGGCTCTTGTTGCCGCCAGAGAGAAACTTCCACATCTGACCGCTATTTTCCTTGGTGATATTATTTCTGAGGAATGCGAAATATCCTGGATCGTCCAAAGTGATGTTTCGCCGCTGCTAGCTGCATATCCACAACTCACGCATTTTAGAGTGCGCGGTAATGAAGGATTGAGCTTGGGTGCTTTGCGGCATGAAAAATTGCAATCTCTCATAATTGAAACTGGCGGTCTAAATCCTAATGTGGTTCGCGAGGTCTGTCAGTCTCAACTCCCAGAACTAGAACACCTGGAGCTTTGGCTGGGTATACCCTACTATGGTGGTAATACAACCGTTGCAGACCTGCAACCGATTCTCTCTGGTCAGTTATTCCCCAAGTTGCGCTATTTGGGCTTGCGCGATAGTGAAATTGCTAACGATATAGCAGTGGCGATCGCCACCGCACCCATCCTCGATCGCATTAAGGTATTAGATCTATCACTTGGCCTATTAGGGGATGAGGGCGCGTCAGCCCTACTTGCCAGTCCTGCTGTTGCTAAGTTAGATAAATTAGAACCCATTTAG
- a CDS encoding IS5 family transposase has product MRRSYNTDLSNQEWEIIAPMLPKPSKWGRPPKTNMRELLNAIFYILKNGCTWQNLPHDFPPYSTVYFYWQRWERTGLLEEINRKLSQQFREKVSKEATPSLVSIDSQSVKTTESAGSRGFDGGKQIKGRKRFAMVDTLGLVVKVLVCAANIGERAGAKQLLQNLTSPLPRLEKILVDAGFSGDEITQWVNDNFGWLWEVSKRADNQKGFVVESKRWVVERTFAWLGNCRRLSKDYEFYEQMSESFIYLALIRKMLRNLATATS; this is encoded by the coding sequence ATGCGCCGATCCTATAATACCGATTTATCCAACCAAGAATGGGAAATTATCGCACCCATGCTACCCAAACCATCAAAATGGGGTAGGCCACCCAAAACAAATATGCGAGAGTTACTGAATGCCATTTTCTATATACTCAAAAATGGTTGTACATGGCAGAATCTACCCCATGACTTTCCGCCTTACTCAACGGTCTATTTCTACTGGCAAAGGTGGGAAAGAACTGGGCTACTGGAGGAGATTAATCGCAAATTGAGCCAACAATTTAGGGAAAAGGTTAGTAAAGAGGCGACCCCAAGCTTGGTGAGTATCGATAGCCAGAGTGTGAAGACAACAGAAAGTGCGGGCAGTCGAGGTTTTGATGGCGGTAAGCAAATCAAGGGCAGAAAACGCTTCGCTATGGTTGACACCTTGGGCTTAGTTGTAAAGGTGTTGGTGTGTGCAGCTAACATCGGTGAAAGAGCAGGAGCTAAGCAGTTGTTACAGAATCTCACATCTCCATTACCACGATTAGAGAAAATTCTGGTTGATGCTGGATTCTCTGGTGATGAAATCACACAATGGGTCAACGACAACTTCGGATGGCTTTGGGAAGTTAGCAAACGGGCAGACAATCAGAAAGGTTTTGTAGTGGAGTCAAAGCGTTGGGTGGTAGAGCGAACCTTTGCTTGGTTAGGTAATTGTCGTAGACTAAGCAAGGATTATGAATTTTATGAGCAAATGTCTGAATCGTTTATTTACTTGGCTTTAATCCGCAAAATGCTAAGAAATCTGGCAACTGCGACTTCCTAA
- a CDS encoding STM4014 family protein, with protein sequence MSAIARNPMNMTGNLTAMLPSLNSRKYRTPPHFIIIGNPGNRRVTLFQSALAKLGLPPATEIAYIDLLSGRCHLGEVVRSHSTVRIESPGRDFEVEKAILAIGANAAAAEGSPWISREAALQLEYDRGRILYPRQWYLGYGIVLAQLQQQLAECAAQNTPHYLMNSPSDIAVMFDKIECHALCTQHYVPVPQSLGAISSFDELVVRMQAMKTRRVFVKLAHGSSASGVVALAINGVAWQAMTTVELVQAGSEVRLYNSRHIRCYRDRSSIATIIDALCRDRVQVEAWVPKASMNNRTFDLRVVAIAGKAQHVVVRLSKSPMTNLHLKNQRSEPTALMAKMGHVAWDSVLQTCERVALIFPESLYLGIDLLIPIRFKQSLVLEVNAFGDLLPDITHNGLDTYATEILFGLERWH encoded by the coding sequence ATGTCAGCGATCGCCAGGAACCCGATGAATATGACGGGGAATCTTACCGCTATGTTGCCGTCTCTGAATAGTCGCAAATATCGCACGCCGCCTCATTTCATTATTATTGGCAACCCCGGCAATCGGCGGGTCACTCTGTTTCAGTCAGCACTAGCCAAGCTGGGCTTGCCACCTGCAACTGAGATCGCTTACATAGATTTGCTATCGGGGCGCTGTCATTTAGGCGAAGTTGTGCGATCGCATAGCACGGTCAGAATCGAATCGCCAGGACGGGATTTTGAGGTGGAGAAAGCAATACTGGCAATAGGTGCGAATGCGGCAGCAGCGGAAGGTTCGCCCTGGATTAGCCGCGAGGCCGCACTGCAACTGGAGTACGATCGCGGTCGCATCCTCTATCCCCGCCAGTGGTATCTGGGATATGGCATTGTATTGGCGCAGTTGCAACAGCAACTGGCTGAATGTGCGGCGCAAAATACACCGCATTACTTAATGAACTCGCCCTCCGATATTGCTGTGATGTTTGATAAGATCGAATGCCACGCGCTTTGTACGCAGCATTATGTCCCTGTGCCTCAGAGCCTCGGTGCGATCTCATCCTTCGACGAACTAGTGGTGCGGATGCAAGCAATGAAAACTCGGCGCGTCTTTGTGAAACTGGCGCATGGGTCTTCGGCATCGGGTGTAGTTGCCCTTGCCATCAATGGTGTGGCTTGGCAAGCGATGACCACGGTTGAGTTGGTACAAGCAGGATCGGAAGTGAGGCTTTACAATTCTCGCCACATCCGCTGCTATCGAGATCGATCTAGCATTGCCACGATTATCGATGCCCTGTGTCGCGATCGCGTGCAGGTGGAAGCTTGGGTACCGAAAGCAAGTATGAATAATCGCACTTTCGATCTACGGGTAGTGGCGATCGCGGGCAAAGCCCAGCATGTAGTTGTGCGCTTGAGTAAGAGTCCGATGACGAATTTGCATTTAAAAAATCAACGCAGCGAACCCACAGCACTAATGGCTAAAATGGGACATGTGGCGTGGGATTCTGTATTGCAAACCTGCGAACGGGTTGCGCTCATTTTCCCTGAAAGTCTCTATCTGGGAATTGATTTGCTGATTCCAATTAGATTTAAGCAATCTTTAGTTTTAGAGGTAAATGCCTTTGGCGATCTACTGCCGGATATTACCCATAATGGTCTCGATACTTATGCAACGGAGATCTTGTTTGGATTGGAACGATGGCATTAA
- a CDS encoding STM4013/SEN3800 family hydrolase produces the protein MALIENSTHTAIGSATQAIAANQLVGSHDVLFVTFDTLRYDVAQECLQQGRTPNLARVLPNQTWEQRHSPANFTYAAHHAFFAGFLPTPVAPGKHARLFAVEFPGSETIAPNTFVFDAPDIISGFASQGYHTICIGGVGFFNQQSPLGKVLPGLFAESHWHPTLGVTDPHSTENQVTLAAEILDRLPPEQRVFMFVNISALHQPNCIFLPGAIADSRQSHAAALEYVDGHLPKLFAAFQQRSSVLCILCSDHGTAYGEDNYVGHRVSHPVVWTVPYAEFVLPEERA, from the coding sequence ATGGCATTAATTGAGAATTCTACACATACGGCGATTGGATCTGCCACGCAAGCGATCGCTGCCAATCAATTAGTCGGCTCCCATGACGTTCTATTCGTTACTTTCGACACGCTGCGCTATGATGTTGCCCAGGAGTGCTTGCAGCAGGGTCGCACGCCCAACTTGGCACGGGTATTGCCAAACCAAACTTGGGAACAGCGCCACTCGCCTGCCAACTTCACCTATGCCGCCCATCACGCTTTCTTTGCGGGATTTCTGCCTACGCCTGTGGCACCGGGCAAGCACGCCCGCTTATTCGCTGTCGAGTTTCCTGGTAGCGAGACAATCGCTCCAAACACCTTTGTATTCGATGCACCGGATATTATTTCTGGATTTGCCAGTCAGGGATACCACACCATCTGCATTGGCGGTGTGGGATTTTTTAACCAGCAAAGTCCCCTAGGGAAAGTCCTGCCAGGTCTATTTGCCGAAAGCCACTGGCATCCCACCCTCGGCGTTACCGATCCGCATTCCACCGAAAACCAGGTGACCTTGGCAGCAGAGATTCTCGATCGCCTGCCACCAGAGCAGCGCGTATTCATGTTCGTCAATATCTCGGCTTTACATCAACCCAACTGTATTTTCTTGCCGGGCGCGATCGCGGATTCGCGGCAATCCCATGCGGCGGCTCTAGAATATGTGGATGGTCATTTGCCAAAACTGTTTGCGGCATTCCAACAGCGATCGTCTGTTCTGTGTATTTTATGTTCGGATCATGGCACTGCCTATGGCGAGGATAATTATGTCGGCCACCGAGTCAGCCATCCTGTAGTCTGGACTGTGCCCTATGCTGAGTTTGTATTACCCGAGGAGCGCGCATGA